Proteins from a genomic interval of Candidatus Hydrogenedentota bacterium:
- a CDS encoding RidA family protein, with product MEVSSTKQDARIETRQHGRLHVVSLSRPDHREFFVTLAGRGAETPSPIQPGAFDDLAAWLRAENARVLSMEVLGIPPGNGTLRRAFDDAFGAPSWPLLWVDDGNGERSGLGGVQIWALAGLPVEPIYRDGAAIGTIFEDEDARYCRLSGIAPTDISAPPEAQSEGVFESIRELLAKADMDFSHVVRTWFYNRAITSWYKEFNAVRDRRFRQWNVFDGLVPASTGVGGHNAAGAALVAGALAIEPKHGATRTFAVPSPLQCPALEYGSSFSRAVEVTCPDHRRLFVSGTASISADGATLHTGDAGKQVECTMKVVEAILESRGMTWADTTRAIAYFKHAGDAPAFARYAQRHELPELPVLVMPNDICRDDLLFELELDAVALP from the coding sequence ATGGAAGTTTCATCCACAAAACAAGACGCACGCATCGAAACGCGGCAACACGGCCGCCTTCACGTTGTTTCCCTTTCCCGTCCGGACCATCGCGAATTCTTTGTGACGCTGGCCGGGCGCGGCGCCGAAACGCCTTCGCCGATCCAGCCCGGCGCATTCGACGATTTGGCCGCATGGCTGCGCGCGGAAAACGCGCGCGTGCTCTCCATGGAAGTGCTCGGAATACCGCCGGGCAACGGGACTCTGCGGCGCGCGTTCGACGATGCGTTCGGCGCCCCCTCGTGGCCTCTGTTGTGGGTGGATGACGGAAACGGGGAAAGGTCCGGACTGGGTGGGGTTCAGATATGGGCCCTTGCGGGGTTGCCTGTGGAACCGATCTACCGCGACGGCGCCGCAATCGGAACGATCTTCGAGGACGAAGATGCGCGCTATTGCCGCTTGTCGGGCATTGCGCCCACAGACATTTCCGCCCCGCCGGAAGCCCAATCGGAGGGTGTGTTCGAGTCCATACGGGAATTATTGGCCAAGGCGGACATGGACTTTTCGCACGTGGTGCGCACATGGTTCTACAACCGCGCCATTACTTCGTGGTACAAGGAATTCAACGCCGTCCGGGATCGCCGATTCCGGCAATGGAACGTCTTCGACGGACTCGTGCCGGCCAGCACGGGCGTGGGCGGACACAACGCCGCCGGGGCGGCGCTTGTGGCCGGCGCGCTGGCCATCGAACCGAAACACGGTGCGACGCGCACGTTCGCCGTGCCGTCACCCCTGCAATGTCCCGCGCTCGAATACGGTTCCAGTTTCAGCCGCGCGGTCGAAGTGACCTGTCCCGATCACCGCCGCCTGTTCGTTTCCGGCACCGCGAGCATCAGCGCCGACGGCGCGACTCTTCACACCGGGGACGCCGGCAAACAGGTCGAATGCACCATGAAAGTCGTCGAGGCGATCCTCGAATCGCGCGGCATGACATGGGCTGATACCACGCGCGCCATCGCCTACTTCAAGCACGCCGGCGACGCACCGGCTTTCGCCCGTTACGCCCAAAGGCACGAACTGCCGGAACTGCCCGTGCTCGTCATGCCCAACGATATCTGCCGCGACGATTTATTGTTCGAACTTGAATTGGACGCCGTGGCTTTGCCCTGA